In a single window of the Rhodococcus qingshengii JCM 15477 genome:
- a CDS encoding SDR family NAD(P)-dependent oxidoreductase, protein MTDRMFRLDGKVAVVTGASQGIGAAIARAFAEAGADLLLVARRHDALTEFADELRVGTGQRVVTVMTDVMAEDAPAQIAERAQASWSGIDVLVNNAYSSGGVVCPVLDLDDEVWDEVLAANVVAPFRLCRELVPLMAGRSGCSVINVVSGSGFLPSQGIGAYGVSKAALWMLTRQLAVELAPKVRVNALCPGIVSPDGEPAHQAHIDLLPHVPMGRLGRPEEMAGAAVYLASSAASYTTGEVVFVNGGRPW, encoded by the coding sequence GTGACCGACCGGATGTTCCGGCTCGACGGCAAGGTGGCCGTGGTGACGGGTGCGAGCCAGGGCATTGGCGCGGCGATCGCTCGAGCCTTCGCCGAAGCTGGGGCAGATCTGCTGCTGGTAGCCCGTCGCCACGACGCGCTGACGGAATTTGCTGACGAACTGAGAGTTGGGACCGGGCAGAGGGTCGTCACCGTCATGACCGACGTCATGGCCGAAGATGCGCCGGCTCAGATCGCGGAGCGCGCCCAGGCATCATGGTCGGGCATCGATGTGCTGGTCAACAACGCCTACTCGTCGGGCGGCGTGGTGTGCCCGGTGCTCGACCTCGACGACGAGGTCTGGGACGAAGTTCTGGCCGCCAACGTCGTTGCGCCGTTCCGACTGTGTCGGGAACTCGTGCCGCTCATGGCAGGCCGGTCGGGGTGCTCGGTGATCAACGTCGTCTCGGGTTCGGGTTTCCTGCCGTCCCAGGGCATCGGAGCCTACGGGGTCAGCAAGGCTGCACTGTGGATGTTGACACGTCAGCTTGCGGTCGAGTTGGCGCCCAAGGTCCGGGTCAACGCACTGTGTCCCGGCATCGTCAGTCCTGACGGTGAGCCAGCGCACCAAGCACACATCGACCTGCTGCCGCATGTGCCGATGGGGCGGTTGGGACGTCCAGAGGAGATGGCCGGCGCGGCCGTCTATCTCGCGTCTTCAGCCGCGTCCTACACGACGGGTGAGGTCGTTTTCGTAAATGGGGGCCGGCCATGGTGA
- a CDS encoding enoyl-CoA hydratase/isomerase family protein, translating to MTGQVRIEHTERVAWITIDRPEAKGALTSDMVAALHDTVADLRTRKCVDVVVIRGEGTDFCTGSDMGDIASVLGAPADERREAFDSSISGTIQPLLRDLLALPQPIVASTRGYAIGIGVMFMLAADLVIASDTTKISLPQPHLGHSLDHGESWLLPRRVGPSRALQICLLGDVVGSEDLERFGLCNWLSSDAHLESRTQEVVDGLLAVAPGSLWRTKALLRNSIDASFEEQLLLEREHASAGAATEDFIEAINAQMQRRVPVYNNR from the coding sequence ATGACCGGACAGGTGCGGATCGAGCACACAGAACGCGTCGCATGGATCACGATCGACCGCCCTGAGGCCAAAGGTGCGCTCACTTCCGACATGGTCGCCGCACTGCATGACACCGTCGCCGACCTGCGCACCCGAAAGTGCGTCGATGTCGTGGTGATCCGCGGCGAGGGCACCGACTTCTGTACCGGGTCCGACATGGGCGATATCGCAAGTGTCCTCGGTGCGCCTGCCGACGAGCGTCGAGAAGCTTTCGACTCGAGTATCTCCGGGACTATTCAGCCGCTGCTGCGAGATCTGCTGGCCCTGCCACAGCCCATTGTCGCGAGCACGCGCGGCTACGCGATCGGCATCGGCGTCATGTTCATGCTCGCCGCCGACCTCGTGATCGCGTCCGACACGACGAAGATATCCCTCCCGCAGCCCCATCTCGGGCATTCGCTGGATCACGGCGAGAGTTGGCTCCTCCCCCGCCGCGTAGGACCGTCACGCGCGCTGCAGATCTGTCTGCTCGGCGACGTCGTCGGATCCGAGGATCTCGAGCGGTTCGGCCTGTGCAACTGGCTCAGCAGCGATGCACACCTCGAGAGCCGGACTCAAGAGGTCGTCGATGGCCTACTCGCTGTCGCTCCGGGCTCGCTGTGGCGCACCAAGGCATTGCTGCGCAACTCGATCGATGCCTCATTCGAGGAGCAGCTATTGCTCGAGCGTGAGCACGCCTCTGCAGGAGCTGCAACCGAGGACTTCATCGAGGCGATCAATGCCCAGATGCAGCGTCGCGTACCCGTCTACAACAACCGCTGA
- a CDS encoding MaoC/PaaZ C-terminal domain-containing protein has translation MTDQQTAATATVGDTHEQVLVENLTRTQIVQYAGASGDFNALHTDATYATEIAGFPGVFAHGMLTMGMTGRILTDVFGPQNLRAFGGRFVTQVWPGDSLTATATVTEILEEGGELRARVAVETVRQDGRTVFVGLGTVAI, from the coding sequence ATGACCGATCAGCAAACTGCCGCGACCGCTACGGTGGGAGACACCCACGAGCAGGTTCTCGTGGAGAACCTCACTCGAACGCAGATCGTCCAGTACGCCGGTGCATCCGGCGACTTCAACGCTCTGCACACCGATGCGACCTACGCGACCGAGATCGCTGGCTTCCCAGGTGTTTTCGCACACGGCATGCTGACGATGGGCATGACGGGACGCATCCTGACCGACGTATTCGGCCCGCAGAATCTGCGGGCTTTCGGTGGCCGCTTCGTGACGCAGGTCTGGCCTGGAGACTCATTGACGGCTACTGCGACGGTTACCGAAATACTCGAGGAAGGCGGGGAGCTTCGTGCCCGCGTGGCTGTCGAGACCGTCCGTCAGGACGGTAGGACGGTCTTCGTCGGCCTCGGCACCGTCGCGATCTAG
- a CDS encoding SDR family oxidoreductase: MDLGITGRAAIVTGGSKGRCVGPCCPVSVSAPGSVLLLAEGANVCAVSRDITLLDELVASSAGHLVTASCDLTTVEGCDLAAKACLDAFDRIDILVNCAGSAGMGNILEISADDVDDALLLKFHGYLRMAQRVIPSMTVRRWGRIVNIAGTSATADNLPTSLANIAVHNLTRALSDELTSSGIQVNLVAPGMTLTDRAVTLVARAAEQQDRSPQELIAEVGSGLPAGRAADPAEVARVVCFLAPDACSYVQASVLYMDGGARRATP, encoded by the coding sequence ATGGACCTGGGGATCACCGGACGCGCGGCCATCGTGACCGGCGGCAGCAAAGGTAGATGCGTCGGGCCATGCTGCCCGGTGAGCGTATCGGCCCCCGGCAGTGTTCTGCTACTGGCCGAGGGTGCGAATGTCTGCGCCGTAAGCCGCGACATCACACTGCTCGACGAACTCGTCGCCTCGTCCGCGGGGCACCTGGTGACGGCGAGCTGTGACCTCACGACCGTCGAGGGCTGCGACCTGGCGGCCAAGGCTTGCCTCGATGCATTCGACCGGATCGACATCCTCGTCAACTGCGCCGGGTCGGCAGGGATGGGCAACATTCTCGAAATCTCGGCCGACGACGTCGACGATGCGCTCCTGCTGAAATTCCACGGCTACCTGAGGATGGCGCAGCGAGTCATCCCGTCGATGACGGTGCGCCGGTGGGGCCGCATCGTCAACATCGCAGGCACAAGCGCCACAGCCGACAACCTGCCGACCAGCCTGGCCAATATCGCGGTCCACAACCTGACCCGCGCCCTGAGCGACGAGCTCACGTCGTCTGGGATCCAGGTAAACCTGGTGGCTCCCGGTATGACACTGACCGACCGGGCAGTGACGCTCGTCGCGCGAGCGGCGGAGCAACAGGACCGATCCCCACAGGAACTCATCGCCGAGGTGGGTTCCGGACTACCGGCGGGTCGTGCCGCCGATCCCGCCGAGGTCGCGCGCGTCGTCTGCTTCCTCGCCCCGGATGCCTGCAGCTACGTACAGGCATCCGTGCTCTACATGGACGGTGGCGCGCGACGCGCGACCCCGTGA
- a CDS encoding FAD-dependent oxidoreductase, translating into MTTHDVTVVGGGPIGLITALGLAQAGIGVTVLEATPTVVRTPRTMLFHWSIMAELERLGLLAAAASAGLVQRSWTLSVPRTGEELVFDLSVLDDSVEHPFTLHLGQDTLSEIVLARLGAMSNVRIEWDMSARSFEQDAHGCTVSAVGPAGERDYRSSWVVAADGAHSIIRRQLGLAFPGMTWPERFVATDLDLDLATLGYARSVARVDPTHGALIAQFGDPVPWRYTYAESLMLPNDSVADRMPDVFRALLPDDVDPQVTAWAAFRMHERVADRFRVGRALLVGDSAHVTNPSSGYGVAGGFFDSALLVETLAAVVHGDAPEDMLDHYSGVRRRVFTEISSPVSSERKQLIFDSHDPVRLEADLEHYRRITGDRDLMRRAMLVERELQSESLLSKGNLPV; encoded by the coding sequence ATGACGACACACGACGTCACTGTCGTCGGTGGGGGCCCCATCGGACTCATCACGGCACTGGGCCTCGCGCAGGCTGGTATCGGTGTCACGGTACTCGAGGCCACGCCTACCGTCGTCCGCACGCCGCGGACAATGTTGTTCCACTGGTCGATCATGGCCGAACTGGAGCGACTCGGTCTGCTGGCCGCCGCGGCGTCGGCCGGGCTGGTTCAGCGGAGCTGGACGCTTTCGGTCCCGCGGACCGGTGAGGAGCTCGTGTTCGACCTGAGCGTGCTGGACGACTCCGTCGAGCACCCCTTCACTCTCCACCTCGGGCAGGACACGCTCAGTGAGATCGTGCTGGCCCGGCTCGGTGCAATGTCCAACGTCCGGATCGAGTGGGATATGTCGGCCCGCTCGTTCGAGCAGGATGCGCACGGCTGCACCGTGTCGGCGGTTGGTCCGGCGGGTGAGCGTGACTACCGCTCGTCGTGGGTCGTGGCGGCCGACGGCGCCCACAGCATCATCCGGCGTCAGCTCGGGCTCGCCTTCCCCGGTATGACATGGCCCGAGCGCTTCGTCGCCACGGATCTGGACCTCGATCTGGCGACACTGGGCTACGCGCGCTCCGTCGCCCGGGTGGACCCGACGCACGGTGCGCTGATCGCGCAGTTCGGTGATCCCGTGCCGTGGCGCTACACGTACGCCGAGAGCCTGATGCTGCCGAACGACTCGGTCGCAGACCGAATGCCCGACGTCTTCCGCGCCTTGCTGCCCGACGATGTCGATCCGCAGGTCACGGCGTGGGCGGCCTTCCGGATGCACGAGCGTGTCGCAGACCGGTTCCGAGTCGGCCGCGCGCTACTGGTCGGCGACTCGGCACACGTCACCAACCCGTCGAGCGGCTACGGCGTGGCAGGAGGGTTCTTCGACTCGGCCCTGCTCGTGGAGACGCTGGCCGCGGTGGTCCACGGCGACGCCCCAGAGGACATGCTCGACCACTACTCGGGCGTCCGGCGTCGGGTCTTCACCGAGATCTCGTCGCCGGTGTCCTCGGAGCGGAAACAGCTAATCTTCGACAGTCATGACCCGGTCAGGCTCGAGGCAGACCTGGAACACTATCGCCGGATCACCGGAGACCGTGACTTGATGCGTCGGGCCATGCTGGTCGAGCGCGAACTGCAAAGCGAATCGTTGCTGTCGAAGGGAAACCTGCCGGTCTGA
- a CDS encoding acyl-CoA synthetase — protein MSVVRENLYAELHAERGLSSSEIWRAAEKRLDWPIDRGLNTAHECADRWARDRARLAMIIRHPDGSSDRWTYAELARTSSRLASAWKAAGLVRGDKVAALVNQQVEAFIGALAAWRSGMVYVPLFAGFGTDAIVQRLNGAEPAAVVVDHRYRGQLAEALPFLTVDPQIYTVAGAAGRGLVKGDRSLWAEIDSHAPDFGMVETAPSDPATLIYTSGTTGAAKGCIQPHSLILTIQPFIRHTWALTPDDMFFTGAAPGWSYGLYTTGAGPMALGIPRVVYSGDFDPAAWLRIFEEEQVTYIAAAPSALRRLVPIAARRGISSSVRGATSAGEPLDAPLAQAWMELTGSTIQDGYGQSEAAMVLANLADPATPDVPGAMSSVVPGFDIVLVDDEGVEQESQGILALRNPEYQAATGYLNGDDLWKARWRDDLFLTGDVVRRDEDGRYWFVGRDDDLIVTSGYNVGPSEVENLILAHPGVTEVAVVAAPDPERGSVVRAIIVLNGTVGQQQVSDEIAADVRKNLGRHAYPKIIDYVDELPRTEAGKIKRNELRRQTAPV, from the coding sequence ATGTCCGTAGTGCGCGAAAACCTGTACGCCGAACTCCACGCCGAGCGTGGGCTCTCGAGCTCCGAGATCTGGCGAGCTGCCGAGAAGCGACTCGACTGGCCGATCGATCGCGGGCTCAACACCGCACATGAGTGTGCGGACCGGTGGGCGCGCGACCGGGCTCGTCTCGCAATGATCATTCGGCACCCCGACGGCAGCAGCGACCGCTGGACCTACGCCGAGCTGGCCCGGACGTCGAGCCGACTGGCCTCAGCGTGGAAGGCCGCAGGGCTCGTGCGTGGTGACAAGGTTGCAGCCCTGGTCAATCAGCAGGTCGAGGCGTTCATCGGAGCGCTCGCCGCGTGGCGTTCGGGCATGGTCTACGTGCCGCTGTTCGCCGGCTTCGGCACCGATGCCATCGTGCAGCGGCTCAATGGCGCCGAGCCGGCAGCGGTCGTGGTCGATCACCGGTACCGGGGCCAGCTCGCAGAGGCGTTGCCGTTTCTGACCGTCGACCCTCAGATCTACACCGTGGCAGGCGCTGCAGGACGCGGCCTGGTCAAGGGCGACCGGAGCCTGTGGGCTGAGATCGACAGCCATGCTCCCGATTTCGGCATGGTCGAGACGGCGCCCTCCGACCCGGCGACGTTGATCTACACCAGCGGTACGACTGGTGCGGCGAAAGGCTGCATCCAGCCCCACTCATTGATTCTCACCATTCAGCCGTTCATCCGGCACACCTGGGCGTTAACCCCCGACGACATGTTCTTCACCGGCGCAGCACCCGGATGGTCCTACGGCCTGTACACGACCGGTGCTGGACCGATGGCGCTCGGCATCCCGCGCGTGGTCTACAGCGGGGACTTCGATCCGGCTGCGTGGTTGCGTATCTTCGAGGAGGAACAGGTCACCTACATTGCGGCTGCGCCCAGCGCGCTGCGTCGTCTCGTTCCGATCGCTGCGCGCCGGGGGATCTCGAGTAGCGTGCGCGGCGCGACCAGCGCGGGCGAACCGCTCGACGCGCCGCTCGCTCAAGCGTGGATGGAATTGACCGGCAGCACGATCCAGGACGGCTACGGCCAGAGTGAGGCCGCCATGGTGCTGGCCAACCTCGCAGACCCGGCGACTCCGGACGTCCCGGGCGCGATGTCATCGGTTGTCCCTGGCTTCGATATCGTGCTCGTTGACGACGAGGGCGTCGAGCAGGAGAGCCAGGGCATTTTGGCGCTGCGCAACCCCGAGTATCAGGCTGCGACCGGCTACCTGAACGGTGACGACCTGTGGAAGGCCCGTTGGCGTGATGACCTTTTCCTGACCGGCGACGTCGTGCGCCGTGACGAGGACGGTCGCTACTGGTTCGTCGGCAGGGACGACGATCTGATCGTGACGTCCGGCTACAACGTAGGGCCCAGCGAGGTCGAGAACCTCATCCTGGCGCACCCCGGAGTCACAGAGGTCGCCGTCGTGGCGGCGCCCGACCCTGAGCGCGGCTCGGTCGTGCGCGCGATTATCGTGCTTAACGGGACAGTCGGCCAGCAGCAGGTTTCCGACGAGATCGCCGCGGACGTGCGTAAGAACCTCGGACGCCACGCGTACCCCAAGATCATCGACTACGTCGACGAGTTGCCGCGTACGGAGGCTGGCAAGATCAAGCGCAACGAACTGCGCCGGCAGACCGCGCCGGTGTGA
- a CDS encoding FAS1-like dehydratase domain-containing protein — MAIGRFPIEAGQVLQFARSLGDANPVFTDPEVAATAGLDAIPALPTYVQASAHFDPDYPLRPHLDGPWFGSGGDATGYGPDDEDTASGTLHGEQHFVYHRPLLVGDVLTATVRDGDTWRKQGRRGGDLRFFETITDYRDEAGELVVTARVVGVATQHQPKDD, encoded by the coding sequence ATGGCCATCGGCCGATTCCCCATCGAGGCAGGGCAGGTTCTGCAGTTCGCGCGCTCGCTCGGCGATGCCAACCCCGTCTTTACCGATCCGGAGGTCGCCGCGACTGCAGGCCTGGACGCGATCCCGGCACTGCCGACGTATGTTCAGGCGAGCGCACACTTCGACCCGGACTACCCGCTGCGCCCGCACCTGGATGGACCTTGGTTCGGATCGGGGGGCGATGCGACGGGCTACGGTCCTGACGACGAGGACACTGCCAGTGGGACGCTGCACGGTGAGCAGCACTTCGTATATCACCGGCCGCTGCTTGTGGGCGATGTCCTCACGGCGACCGTCCGCGACGGTGATACCTGGCGCAAGCAAGGCCGTCGGGGCGGTGATCTGCGCTTCTTCGAGACCATCACTGACTACCGCGACGAGGCGGGAGAGCTCGTCGTGACGGCTCGCGTCGTCGGTGTCGCCACACAGCACCAGCCCAAGGACGACTGA
- a CDS encoding CoA transferase — MLDDIVVLEAGRRVSTGYAGKLLRDAGATVIRLEPSEGDPLRTDSPEYAEYLHAGKGSVTDVSSSSAGLALADRVDVVICDEKSDVQSLVRDLRSRRPRLIVVAVSPYGLDGPDATTPATDFTLQAEAGISLVHPSGDKPSISVGVPIVEMTGGAAAAMAVVVGLLANDADEAPVVADVSLFESAVALQQFPWLYNRIEHHSKYPLPQAPIPGIEQASDGWVCVVSVTPPQWKDFKQIAQVPALDDPRFDTLNDRVDHAAEVTALVREFTRRHTIDELVELGAANRVPIVPVATPGTIASIAPFAARNSFVRSASGVFTAPGPPFRVNGDARWTPALLADIGQDDNQDWSCTAPRIRNTADGIDPRLPLAGLRVVEFGTFQAGPMVTMNLASLGAEVIKVETVNRPDLIRFNGVPGTVDRFWERGAPFVGANLGKKDITADLADPRGLTVVRELIAEADVILENYGPRVLESRGLDYEGIRAINPDIVMVRMPAWGLDGPWRDRPGFTYTVNAASGMAELTGYADGEPLLTGSAVDPFAAFVCSFATITAIRRRRVTGHGALLEVPLCDAAIQLTAEAVVQQSASGRTFSRTGNNRPGSAPQGVYRGTDGAEFAVSVENDEQWSALAALPWAKAWADDERFADVAGREAMGAELDGLLRQACAELDSTQVVDDLRAAGIPSARLEVGDEVVRHRQLLARKRVVEIAHPVIGPQEYLAGPVRFVEGPDMAPCSPAPLFGQHNDEILTRLGRTAEEIAALREDGLISDSPFNTPFERTYTLR, encoded by the coding sequence ATGCTTGACGACATCGTGGTCCTGGAAGCAGGACGCCGGGTCTCCACCGGCTACGCCGGCAAGCTGCTGCGTGATGCCGGTGCAACGGTTATACGACTCGAGCCCTCCGAAGGCGACCCGCTCCGCACGGATTCCCCGGAGTACGCCGAGTACCTCCATGCCGGCAAGGGATCGGTGACCGACGTGAGCAGCTCCTCTGCTGGCCTTGCTCTCGCCGACCGGGTCGACGTCGTGATCTGCGACGAGAAATCCGACGTCCAGTCACTGGTCCGCGATTTGCGGTCGCGTCGACCGCGCCTCATCGTCGTCGCGGTGTCCCCATACGGCCTCGACGGTCCCGACGCGACGACCCCCGCGACGGACTTCACGCTGCAGGCCGAGGCCGGCATCTCGTTGGTGCACCCGAGCGGCGACAAGCCATCGATCTCGGTGGGTGTGCCGATCGTCGAGATGACCGGCGGCGCTGCGGCGGCAATGGCAGTAGTCGTCGGACTGTTGGCCAACGACGCCGACGAGGCCCCCGTGGTGGCGGACGTGTCACTGTTCGAGTCGGCCGTTGCACTGCAGCAGTTCCCTTGGCTCTACAACCGCATCGAGCACCACTCGAAATACCCGCTGCCGCAGGCACCGATCCCCGGCATCGAACAGGCCAGTGACGGATGGGTATGTGTCGTCAGCGTGACGCCGCCGCAGTGGAAGGACTTCAAGCAGATCGCCCAGGTCCCTGCGCTCGACGATCCGCGATTCGACACCCTCAACGACCGGGTCGATCACGCCGCCGAGGTCACTGCGCTCGTCCGTGAGTTCACTCGCCGTCACACCATCGACGAACTTGTCGAGCTTGGTGCCGCCAACAGGGTGCCGATCGTTCCGGTCGCCACTCCAGGGACGATCGCGTCGATCGCGCCGTTCGCGGCACGGAACTCGTTCGTCCGGAGCGCCTCGGGTGTGTTCACCGCACCCGGCCCCCCGTTCCGTGTGAACGGTGACGCTAGGTGGACGCCTGCTCTTCTCGCAGACATCGGCCAAGACGACAACCAGGACTGGTCGTGCACGGCGCCCCGCATCCGCAACACCGCCGACGGCATCGATCCTCGGCTGCCATTGGCGGGTCTGCGCGTCGTCGAATTCGGCACCTTCCAGGCCGGCCCGATGGTGACTATGAACCTCGCGAGCCTTGGCGCCGAAGTGATCAAGGTAGAGACCGTCAACCGACCCGACCTCATCCGATTCAACGGCGTGCCCGGGACGGTCGATCGTTTCTGGGAGCGTGGTGCGCCGTTCGTGGGTGCCAACCTGGGTAAGAAGGACATCACTGCGGATCTCGCCGACCCCCGCGGGCTCACCGTGGTCCGCGAGTTGATCGCCGAGGCCGACGTCATCCTGGAGAACTACGGACCAAGGGTGCTGGAGTCGCGCGGACTCGACTACGAGGGCATCCGGGCGATCAACCCTGACATCGTCATGGTGCGTATGCCGGCCTGGGGGCTCGACGGACCGTGGCGCGACCGGCCGGGCTTCACCTATACGGTCAACGCAGCATCCGGCATGGCGGAGCTGACCGGCTATGCCGACGGCGAGCCACTGCTGACCGGATCAGCGGTCGACCCGTTCGCGGCGTTCGTGTGCTCGTTCGCCACGATCACCGCCATCAGACGGCGACGGGTGACCGGGCACGGGGCACTCCTGGAGGTGCCGCTGTGCGACGCCGCGATCCAGCTGACGGCCGAGGCGGTAGTCCAGCAGTCCGCGTCCGGTCGGACCTTCAGCCGCACCGGCAACAACCGGCCAGGATCGGCCCCGCAAGGTGTCTATCGCGGTACCGACGGCGCTGAATTCGCTGTGTCGGTCGAGAACGACGAGCAGTGGTCCGCTCTCGCTGCGCTGCCGTGGGCCAAAGCATGGGCAGACGACGAGCGATTCGCCGACGTGGCCGGTCGAGAGGCTATGGGGGCTGAGCTCGACGGTCTACTGCGGCAGGCATGCGCCGAGCTCGACTCGACACAGGTCGTCGACGACCTCAGAGCAGCGGGCATCCCGTCGGCACGCCTCGAGGTCGGAGACGAGGTAGTGCGGCATCGCCAGCTGCTCGCCCGCAAACGGGTCGTGGAAATCGCGCACCCTGTCATCGGGCCGCAGGAGTACCTCGCGGGACCGGTCCGGTTCGTCGAGGGACCTGATATGGCGCCATGCTCTCCGGCACCTCTGTTCGGGCAGCACAACGACGAGATCCTGACCCGGCTGGGTCGCACGGCCGAGGAGATCGCCGCACTTCGCGAGGACGGACTGATCTCGGACTCGCCGTTCAACACTCCGTTCGAACGCACCTATACCCTGCGGTGA